A region of the Pseudomonas silesiensis genome:
GCCGCGCACATCCAGACCGCCCAGGGTCGAGACGTCGATCAGGCCGACCTTGTTGCGCACGTGCAGGGCTTCGGCCTGCATGCAGGCCTCGCGATCCTTGGCGTTGCCATAGTAGGCCGGACGTTGCCAGATGCCGGCGGGCATCATTTTCGCCCCGGCTTGCAGGTGGCGGGCATGCATCGGTGTTTGCCGGTACGGGTCGAACGCGCGACCGGCGACATGCGCCAGCTTTTCGGCCACGAACGGCGGACGCGCGGTGGTGACGCCGGTTTCGCTGATGTTGCGCTGGGTCGCCCAGGCCACCAGCCGCGCGGTCGGCAGCGCCGAGTGGCGGCCCTGGGACGGACCCATGCCGACGGTGGAGTAGCGCTTGACCAGTTGCACGTCGCGATAGCCGATGCGGGTGGCGTTGACGATATCGGCCACTTGCAAGTCTTCGTCGAAGTCGACGAAGTCCTTGCCCTTGGGGTGGGGGAAGATCGGCCAATTGAAGTTGACCCGGGCTTCGCCGTTGAAGGGAACGCGTTGGGCACCCACTGCCAGACCCAGGGCGAGGGCGGCCTCGGTGCCGGCATTCACGCCATCGGCGATGACGTTGTCCAGCCGGTGACGCGCATTGACCGAGCCTGCGACATTCAGGTGCTGTGGCAGGCCGCTGATGGTGAACTCCGCACGCTGGTCGTCGTAGGCCAGTTTGCCGCCGGCCTGGCACAGCAATTGATAGACCGGCATGTAACCGGCAGACATGCACAATAAATCGCAATCCAGGCGCTGCCCGCTCTCGGCGACCTGGCCTTGCGCGGTGATCTTGCGCACGTCGACGCCGTTGATATGGCGCATGCCTTTCTCGTGCAGGGCTTCATAGACGGTGCTGTTGCCCTGACGGTAAATCTTGCGTTGCGCCAGGGCGCCCAGCAGGGATTCGTCCGAAGGCCCCTGGCGCATGTCTACCACGGCGACCACTTCCACCCCTTGGTCGTGCAAGTCCAGCGCGGCAAGGTAACCGTCGTCGTTGCCCGTCAGCACCACGGCGCGATTGCCCGGCTTGACCGCGTACAGTTTCATCAGCCGTTGCGCGGCACTGGTTAGCATCACCCCCGGCAGGTCGTTATTGCGAAAGACCACCGGCTGATCGAAGGCGCCGCTGCACACCAGGCACTGCCGGGCACGCACTTTGTACAAGCGTTTGCCCTGGATCACCGGCAGGTAGTTGTCGGTGAACCAGGCGTTGCAGGTGGCTTCGGTGAGGATGTGGATATTGGCGTGCTGCTCCACCGCAGCGAGCAGTTCGCGGCGCAGGGTCTCGGCCCGGTTGCCTTCGATATCGAAGCGGGCATAGGTCAGCGAACCGCCGAGCACCGTCTGTTGCTCGATCAGCAACACCTTGGCCCCTGCGTTGGCCGCCGTCAGCGCCGCATGCAGCCCGGCTGGCCCGGCGCCGATCACCGCGACATCGGTGAACAGGTAGGCCTTGTCGTAGTACTCGGGCTGGAATTTCAGATCGAGCACACCGAGGCCGGCTTTCTTGCGAATGATCGGTTCCCAGATTTTCCACATGCCCTTGGGCTTGTAGAACGAGCGGTAGTAGAAGCCCACCGGCATGAATTTCGAGAATTTGCCGAGGTAGGCGTCCTTGTCGTTGTCCAGCGAGCCGTTGACGTTCTGCGCCGTGACCTGCAAACCGGCGGACAGGGCGTGGGCATCGGCCAGCACGTTCGGCTCCTGGGGCAACTGCACCAGGCTGTTGGCGTCCTGGCCGGCCATGGTCAGCGGGCCGCGGGGGCGATGGTATTTGAACGAACGGGAGATCAGGAAGCGCCCGTTGGCCAACAGGGCGCTGGCGATGCTGTCGCCTTGCAAGCCCTGGTAGCGGTGGCCGTCGAAGCTGAAATCCAATGGCTGATCGCGGTCGATCAGCAAGCCCATGGGGGCGGGTAGGCGATTCATCCGGCGATCTCCTTGGCGGCGCTGAAGTCGACGCGGGTGGTGAACAGTTCTTTAGGGTCGAAGGTGCGCAGGATCTCGTCGCTGACAGTGTGGCGTTCCGCCAGGAACCAGTAGCTCGATGGCGTATGCATCCACCACTCGCGCACCACGCCGGCGAGGTTGTCGGTGTTGAACACGTAGTCGGCCCATTCGGCGTCGCTGCAGGTCAGAGGATCGGGCATGGGTTTGAATTCACCGCCGTAGGTGAACTCGCTGATATTGCGCGGCCCGTTGAGCGGGCAGGTCATGATTTTCATAGTCCGCTCTCCGTCAGTGACTGGCCGCCGTGGCGCCCATTTCGTTGACTTGCTGGAAGGTCGAGAAACGTTCCAGGCCAAAGGGTTTGATCAGCTCCGGCACCTTGCCGCCGCTGGCCACCAGCTCGGCCATGGTCTTGCCGCAGATGGGCGTGGCCTTGAAGCCCCAGGTGCCCCAACCGGCGTCGAGGTAGTAATTCTTCACCGGTGACAGGCCCATGATCGGGCTGTAGTCCGGGGTCATGTCGGTGATCCCGGCCCATTGGCGCATCAGCTTGGCGTTGGCCAGGAACGGGAACATCTCGATCGCGTGGGCCAGCAGGCTTTCCTTCAAGTCGAGGGTGGAGCGGGTATTGAACAGTGGATAGGGATCGGAACCGCCGCCGAACACCACCTCGCCCCGACTGGTCTGTTGCACGTAGCAGTGCAGGGCGGAGGAACTCACCAGCGGATCGAGAAACGGCTTGAACGGCTGGGTGACCATGGCTTGCAGGGGGAAGGTCTGGATCGGCGAACGGATCCCGGCCTTGGCCATCAGCAACGAACTGTGACCGGCAATCGCCTGGACCGCGCAACCGCACTTGATGGTGCCGCGATTGGTTTTCACCGCGGTGATGGCGCCGTTCTCGATGATCAGGTCCTGGACTTCGGTGAGCTGGTGGATTTCCACGCCACGCTTGGCGGCCTGCTTGGCATAGCCCCAAGCCACGGCGTCGTGGCGCGCGGTGGCGCCGTCGATGTGCCAGAGCCCGGCGATCACCGGCAAATGGCCGGGATCGAGGTTGAGGCTGGGCACCAGCTCGCGGATCTGCTGGCGGTCGATCATCTCGGTGCGCCCGCCGAAGTGCTTGTTGACCTCGGCCCGCTGACGGAACGAACGTACCGTGGCGTCGGTGTGGGCCAGGGTCAGCTGGCCGCGCTCGGAGTACATGATGTTGAAATCGAATTCGTTGGACAGCGACTGGAACATCCGCACCGACTCGGCATAAAACCGCACGCCTTCGCTGGTCAGGTAGTTGGAGCGGATCACCGCGGTGTTGCGCGCGGTATTGCCGCCGCCCAGGTAGGACTTCTCCAGTACTGCGATGTTGGTGATGCCGTGGTACCTGGCCAGGTAATAAGCGGTGGCCAGGCCGTGGCCGCCGGCACCGATGATCACCACGTCATAGCTCGCCTTGAGTTCCTTCGGTGGCGGCAGATCCACGTCCACCGGGTACTCCGAACTCAGCCCGTATTTCAATAGATTGAATGGCATGGGGCCTCCGATTGGCTGCGTTGAGCCTGGTGTTGCGCAAGGGCCGCGGTTACGGTGTTTTTCATCAGGAAGGCGATGGTCATCGGGCCGACTCCCCCCGGTACCGGCGTGATCGCCGCGACATGGGGCAGGGCGCTGTCGAAGTCGACATCCCCCACCAGGCGGCTGCGACCGGCGTCGTCGATGCGGTTGATGCCGACGTCGATCACCACCGCGCCGGGCTTGAGCCAGCTGGCATTGATCAGTCGCGGCCGACCCACGGCGGCGATGACGATATCGGCCTGACGGCACAGGGCCTGCGCATCGCGACTGCGCGAATGCAGCACAGTCACCGAGCAGTCAGCCTTGAGCAGCAGGGCGGCCATGGGCTTGCCGACAATGTTCGAGCGGCCGATCACCACCGCGTGCTTGCCCCTCAAATCACCGCAGGTCTGCTCCAGCAAATACAGGCAACCGCTGGGGGTGCAAGGGGCGAGTACCGTGCGACCTTGACTGAGACCGCCGACGTTCTGACTGTGGAAACCGTCGACATCCTTGTCCGGGGCGATGGCCTCCAGGGCGCGCAATTCATCCATGTGCGCCGGCAACGGCAACTGCAGGAGAATGCCGTTGATCGAGCGGTCGGCATTCAATGTGGCGATCAGGTTCAGCAATTGTGCGGTGCTGGTGTCCGGGGACAGCCGATGCTCCACGGAGCGGATGCCCACCTCTTCGGCACGCAGGATCTTGTTGCGCACGTAGACCTGGCTGGCCGGGTCGCAGCCCACCAGAATCACAGCCAGCGCCGGTTGAATGTCTTGCTCGCGCAGGCTGTCCACGTCCTTGCGAACTTGAACCAGCACCCGGGCAGCCGCGGCCTTGCCGTCGATCAATGTGTAGGCGTTCACCGGAAGATCACCGTTCTGTCCTGGTTGAGGAAGACCCGGTGTTCGAGGTGGTACTTGACCGCCTTGGACAGGGCCACGGTTTCGGTGTCGCGGCCGGTGGCGACCAGGTCGTCGGGCAGGTAGACATGATCGACACGCTGGACTTCCTGCTCGATGATCGGTCCCTCGTCGAGGTCGCTGGTGACGTAATGGGCGGTGGCGCCGATCAGTTTCACCCCGCGCTGGTAGGCCTGGTGATAGGGCTTGGCGCCCTTGAAGCCGGGCAGGAACGAGTGGTGAATGTTGATCGCCCGGCCCGAGAGTTGCTTGCACAGGTCGTCGGAGAGGATCTGCATATAGCGCGCCAGCACCACCAGTTCGGTGCCGGTGTCGTCGACGATCTTCATCAGCTCGGCTTCCTGCCGGGCCTTGGTGTCCTTGGTCACGGGCAGGTAGATGAAGCGAATGCCTTCGCGTTCGGCCATGGGCCGCAGGTCGAGGTGGTTGGAGACGATGGCGGTGATGGTCATGTCCATCTCGCCCTTGTGGTAGCGGTAGAGCAGGTCGGTGAGGCAGTGGTCGAACTTGCTGACCATCAGTAGCACGCGCATCGGTTCGCGGGTGTCGTGCAGTTCCCAGGTCATGTCGAACGCCTGTGCGACGTCGGTGAAACCGTCCTTGATCTGCTGGATGTCGCCCGGATGGCCGTCGTTGAAGCGGAAGACTGCACGCATGAAGAAGCGGCCGCTGAAGTCGTCGTCGAATTGCGCCATCTCCCCGATGTAGCAACCGTTGTCCGCCAGGTAGGTGGTGACGGCGGCGACGATGCCGGACACCGCGGGACAGGTGATCTTGATGATGAAATGGTTTTTTTCGTGTTGCATGACACGTCCTCGGGATGATGGCGGCAGCTCATCGCATAGCGAAAAAAATGTCAGCGGACAGCAGGGCTCATCCTTGAGCGCGGTTTCTTGTAGGGAATAAATTATTCCTGTTGGTGGCTTTATACGGGGGAAGAGGAGGTGGCGTCTAGGGGGTTTTGGAAAGTTTTTTAACTGGCAGGAATTTTTTAGGACGTTTTCAGGCGGGAGACTAGAGGCTTGGGTGCCCCTGTAGGAGCGAGCTTGGTCCGGGCGGCGTTCCGACGATGGACTTCCAGACAATGCGGGCATTCAGACTGCCCGCGTCGACGATGGACTTCCAGACAATGCGGGCATTCAGACTGCCCGCGTCATCGTTGACGTCCATCGTCGGAACGCCGCCCGGACCAAGCTCGCTCCTACAAGGGAATGCTCAATCTTATTCCTTGTCACTCCCGTAATTCATGATCGACAACATCCGGATCGGCACCTGCACCAACTCCTCGGGCCCATGGGGAATTTCCCCCTCGAACGTCAGGCTGTCCCCGGCCTCCATCCGATACAGCTGATTGCCATGCCGATAAATCAGCTCGCCTTCAAGCAGATGAAGAAACTCGGTCCCCGGATGCGAGAAGGTCGGAAACTCCTCGCTCGCGTCATCCATGCTGACCATATAGGCCTCGAAACTCTTCTTCGGCCCACGGGTGTGATTGAGCAGATGATAGGTATGACCTTTCTCAGTGCCACGGCGCACGACTTCCATACCCTGATCGGCCTTGACCAATAATGCACTGCCATCCTGCTGGTCGTATTCGCTGAACAACTTCGACAACGGCAGCCCCAGCACATCGCACAGCCGGCTCAGAGTCTCGAGGCTGGTAGACACCTGGGCGTTCTCGATCTTGCTCAACATGCCCTGGCTGATATCGGCAATCTTCGCCACATCGGACAATTTGAGGTCTTGCGCCTGGCGCTGGCGCTTGATCTGCAACCCCAGGTATTGCTCAAGCTTGAGACGCGGTGCGGTTTCGGTCGGCATAGTCATCAGTCCTGCACACTTTCCGTTCAGTAATATTAGTTTCGCACTGAGAAAGTGCAAATCATTGGCCCTCGGCGGCCATTCCGCTGGGCGTATTCCCACGGGGAAAAGAATTTTCCCATATATACAGTACAAAAGCGCCTTTCTCGACGTTTCAACGGCGCACTCGCGAATCTGGCAAGGGCCTTGCATTCCTATTGGGAAACTAACTTTCTTTTTAGGAATAAAAAGACAGTCAAGGCCAATCCACAATGTTTTGCCTTTCGCGAGGAGTGACGAGCAATGTTGCCAGCAGAAACCCAGCGCATCATCGACAAGCACGGAATCAAGTACGTGCTTGCGCAGTTTGTGGATATTCATGGTGCGGCCAAGACCAAATCGGTGCCGATTTGCGGGCTCAAGACCGTCGCCGAAGAAGGGGCGGGTTTTGCCGGGTTCGCGATCAGCGGCATGGGCATGGAGCCTCACGGTCCGGACTTCATGGCCCGCGGCGACTTGTCCACCCTGACCCCGGTGCCCTGGCAGCCGGGTTACGGGCGGGTGGTGTGCGTGGGCCATGTCGACGGCCAACCCCATCCCTATGACAGCCGTTATGTATTGCAGCAACAAGTGCAACGCCTGGCAGAAAAGGGCTGGACCCTCAACACCGGCCTGGAGCCCGAGTTCAACCTGATGCGCCGCGATGAACTGGGCAAGCTGCAACTGGTCGACCCCAGCGACAACCTGGACAAGCCTTGCTACGACTACAAAGGCCTGTCGCGCTCCCGGGTGTTCCTCGAGCGGCTGACCGAAGCCCTGCAGGCGGTGGATTTCGAGGTCTATCAAATCGACCACGAGGACGCCAACGGCCAATTCGAGATCAACTACACCTACAGCGACGCCATGACCTCGGCGGATCGCTTCACCTTCTTTCGCATGGCCGCCGGTGAGATCGCCAATGACCTGGGCATGATCTGCTCGTTCATGCCCAAGCCCGATCCGAAACGCGCCGGCAACGGCATGCACTTCCACCTGTCGATCAGCAGTGCCGACAACAAGAACCTGTTCCATGACGCCAGCGATCCGAGCGGCATGGGGCTGTCGAAAATGGCCTATCACTTCGCCGCCGGTTTGCTTGCCCACGGCCCGGCGCTCTGTGCCTTTGCCGCGCCGACGGTCAACTCCTACAAGCGTCTGGTGGTGGGCAACTCGTTGTCCGGCGCGACCTGGGCCCCGGCCTTCATTGCCTTCGGCGCCAACAATCGTTCGGCGATGGTGCGGGTGCCTTATGGCCGCCTGGAGTTCCGCCTGCCGGACGCCGGTTGCAATCCCTATCTGGTCAGCGCCGCGATCATCGCCGCCGGCCTGGACGGCATCGACCGTCAGCTGGAAATCGACCACGTCTGCAATGAAAACCTCTACAGCCTGAGCCTGGAGCAGATCGCCGCGCGCGGCATCAAGACCTTGCCGCAATCGCTCAAGGAAGCGTGCGACGCCCTGGAAGCCGACCCGCTGTTCGCCGAAGTGCTGGGCCCGCAGATCGTGGGCGAGTTCATCAAGCTCAAGCGCATGGAGTGGGTGGAATACAGCCGCCACGTCTCCGACTGGGAGATCCAGCGCTACACCGAATTTTTTTGACTCTGTGTTTTGACAACCATTCGGGCACCCGGCACGGCGTCGGGCGTTCACTGCCTCCGAAGGAGCGTTGATATGTGTGGAATCGTAGGTCTGTACCTGAAAAATCCGCAGCTGGAATCCCAGCTCGGCAAGCTCTTTGAACCGATGTTGCAGGCCATGACCGATCGTGGCCCGGACAGTGCCGGTTTCGCCATCTACGGCGATGAAGTGGCCGATGGCTGGGTCAAGCTGACCCTGCAGGCAACCACCGAAGGCTTCGATTGGAAAATCCTGATGGGCGAACTGGAAGGGCGTCTCGGCTGTTCCCTGGACTGGTTCCAGAACGCCAGCGCCGCAGTGCTGAAGATCCATGCCGAAGAGGCGCCGGTGCGTCGGGCCCTCGCTGAGCTGGCGCCGAGCGTGCGCATCATGAGCGCCGGGCAGAGCATCGAAATCCTCAAGGGCATGGGCTTGCCCCAGGAGATTTCCCAGCGCTTCGGCCTGGCCGGGATGAAGGGCAGCCACATCATCGGCCACACCCGCATGGCCACCGAGAGCGCGGTGACCATGGAAGGCAGCCACCCGTTTTCCACCGGTGCCGACCTGTGCCTGGTACACAACGGTTCGCTGTCCAACCACTACCGCCTGCGCCAGGAACTCAAGCGCGAAGGCATTCATTTCGAGACCGACAACGACACCGAAGTGGCCGCCGGCTACCTGACCTGGCGCCTGCAGCAGGGCGATTCGCTGAAGGAAGCGCTGGATCATGCCCTGGAGGACCTCGACGGTTTCTTCACCTTCGCCATCGGCACCCGTAACGGTTTTGCGGTGATCCGCGACCCGATCGCCTGCAAGCCGGCGATCCTCGCCGAGACCGACGACTACGTCGCCATGGCCTCGGAATATCAGGCGCTGTCGAGCCTGCCGGGCATCGAACACGCCAGGATCTGGGAGCCGGCACCGGCCACCCTGTACATCTGGGAACGCGAGTCAGCTTAAGGAGCGCACACATGAAAACCATCGATCTTTCCACTGCCACCGTGCGTGAACTCAACCAGGCGCTGCACGACCAGGCCACCACCGTCGAAGACCGCGAGTGGGTGGTGACCCATTCGAACGGCAAGCACAACCTCGCGGTCGGGGTGAACCAGGCCGTGTCCATCGATATCCAGGGCCATGCCGGCTACTACTGCGCGGGGATGAACCAGAAGGCTTCGATCACCGTTCACGGCAATGTCGGCGTCGGTTGTGCCGAGAACATGATGTCCGGTTACGTCCGGGTCAAAGGCAGCGCCTCCCAGGCGGCCGGGGCCACGGCCCATGGCGGACTGCTGGTGATCGAAGGCGATGCCGGCGCCCGTTGCGGGATTTCCATGAAGGGCATCGACATCGTGGTCGGCGGCAGCATCGGCCACATGAGCTGCTTCATGGGCCAGGCCGGGCGCCTGGTGGTCTGTGGTGATGCCGGCGATGCCCTGGGCGATTCGTTGTACGAGACCCACATCTATGTCAAAGGCACGGTCGAGTCCCTGGGTTCCGATTGCGTCGAGAAAGAGATGCGCGCCGAGCACCTGGAAGAACTGCAAGTGCTGCTCAACCGTGCCGGTTTCGAGCACAAGGCGGCGGACTTCAAGCGCTATGGCTCGGCCCGTCA
Encoded here:
- a CDS encoding 2Fe-2S iron-sulfur cluster-binding protein, producing MNRLPAPMGLLIDRDQPLDFSFDGHRYQGLQGDSIASALLANGRFLISRSFKYHRPRGPLTMAGQDANSLVQLPQEPNVLADAHALSAGLQVTAQNVNGSLDNDKDAYLGKFSKFMPVGFYYRSFYKPKGMWKIWEPIIRKKAGLGVLDLKFQPEYYDKAYLFTDVAVIGAGPAGLHAALTAANAGAKVLLIEQQTVLGGSLTYARFDIEGNRAETLRRELLAAVEQHANIHILTEATCNAWFTDNYLPVIQGKRLYKVRARQCLVCSGAFDQPVVFRNNDLPGVMLTSAAQRLMKLYAVKPGNRAVVLTGNDDGYLAALDLHDQGVEVVAVVDMRQGPSDESLLGALAQRKIYRQGNSTVYEALHEKGMRHINGVDVRKITAQGQVAESGQRLDCDLLCMSAGYMPVYQLLCQAGGKLAYDDQRAEFTISGLPQHLNVAGSVNARHRLDNVIADGVNAGTEAALALGLAVGAQRVPFNGEARVNFNWPIFPHPKGKDFVDFDEDLQVADIVNATRIGYRDVQLVKRYSTVGMGPSQGRHSALPTARLVAWATQRNISETGVTTARPPFVAEKLAHVAGRAFDPYRQTPMHARHLQAGAKMMPAGIWQRPAYYGNAKDREACMQAEALHVRNKVGLIDVSTLGGLDVRGPDAAELLNRMYTFAFLKQPIGRSRYALMTNEHGVVIDDGVCARFAENHFYVTATTSGVDRIYQQMLKWNAQWRLDVDVANVTAAICAINVAGPDSRKVLEQVCTDLDLSAEGFPYLGVRQGTVAGIKARLLRVGFVGELGYEIHVPARHGLKLWDALMHAGKAHDIRPFGVETQRLLRLEKGHVIISQDTDGMTHPAEIDMGWAVSRNKPFFVGRRSVDILEAQPLKRKLVGFALPKGSLQPLEGHLVLKGPDISGNVTSCEYSASLGKIIGLAYAGIDQSTPGQRIPIRVEGGIVVQAEVVKLPFFDPANQRQEL
- a CDS encoding sarcosine oxidase subunit delta, whose protein sequence is MKIMTCPLNGPRNISEFTYGGEFKPMPDPLTCSDAEWADYVFNTDNLAGVVREWWMHTPSSYWFLAERHTVSDEILRTFDPKELFTTRVDFSAAKEIAG
- a CDS encoding FAD-dependent oxidoreductase, encoding MPFNLLKYGLSSEYPVDVDLPPPKELKASYDVVIIGAGGHGLATAYYLARYHGITNIAVLEKSYLGGGNTARNTAVIRSNYLTSEGVRFYAESVRMFQSLSNEFDFNIMYSERGQLTLAHTDATVRSFRQRAEVNKHFGGRTEMIDRQQIRELVPSLNLDPGHLPVIAGLWHIDGATARHDAVAWGYAKQAAKRGVEIHQLTEVQDLIIENGAITAVKTNRGTIKCGCAVQAIAGHSSLLMAKAGIRSPIQTFPLQAMVTQPFKPFLDPLVSSSALHCYVQQTSRGEVVFGGGSDPYPLFNTRSTLDLKESLLAHAIEMFPFLANAKLMRQWAGITDMTPDYSPIMGLSPVKNYYLDAGWGTWGFKATPICGKTMAELVASGGKVPELIKPFGLERFSTFQQVNEMGATAASH
- the folD gene encoding bifunctional methylenetetrahydrofolate dehydrogenase/methenyltetrahydrofolate cyclohydrolase FolD gives rise to the protein MNAYTLIDGKAAAARVLVQVRKDVDSLREQDIQPALAVILVGCDPASQVYVRNKILRAEEVGIRSVEHRLSPDTSTAQLLNLIATLNADRSINGILLQLPLPAHMDELRALEAIAPDKDVDGFHSQNVGGLSQGRTVLAPCTPSGCLYLLEQTCGDLRGKHAVVIGRSNIVGKPMAALLLKADCSVTVLHSRSRDAQALCRQADIVIAAVGRPRLINASWLKPGAVVIDVGINRIDDAGRSRLVGDVDFDSALPHVAAITPVPGGVGPMTIAFLMKNTVTAALAQHQAQRSQSEAPCHSIY
- the purU gene encoding formyltetrahydrofolate deformylase; its protein translation is MQHEKNHFIIKITCPAVSGIVAAVTTYLADNGCYIGEMAQFDDDFSGRFFMRAVFRFNDGHPGDIQQIKDGFTDVAQAFDMTWELHDTREPMRVLLMVSKFDHCLTDLLYRYHKGEMDMTITAIVSNHLDLRPMAEREGIRFIYLPVTKDTKARQEAELMKIVDDTGTELVVLARYMQILSDDLCKQLSGRAINIHHSFLPGFKGAKPYHQAYQRGVKLIGATAHYVTSDLDEGPIIEQEVQRVDHVYLPDDLVATGRDTETVALSKAVKYHLEHRVFLNQDRTVIFR
- a CDS encoding helix-turn-helix domain-containing protein, giving the protein MPTETAPRLKLEQYLGLQIKRQRQAQDLKLSDVAKIADISQGMLSKIENAQVSTSLETLSRLCDVLGLPLSKLFSEYDQQDGSALLVKADQGMEVVRRGTEKGHTYHLLNHTRGPKKSFEAYMVSMDDASEEFPTFSHPGTEFLHLLEGELIYRHGNQLYRMEAGDSLTFEGEIPHGPEELVQVPIRMLSIMNYGSDKE
- the glnT gene encoding type III glutamate--ammonia ligase, which translates into the protein MLPAETQRIIDKHGIKYVLAQFVDIHGAAKTKSVPICGLKTVAEEGAGFAGFAISGMGMEPHGPDFMARGDLSTLTPVPWQPGYGRVVCVGHVDGQPHPYDSRYVLQQQVQRLAEKGWTLNTGLEPEFNLMRRDELGKLQLVDPSDNLDKPCYDYKGLSRSRVFLERLTEALQAVDFEVYQIDHEDANGQFEINYTYSDAMTSADRFTFFRMAAGEIANDLGMICSFMPKPDPKRAGNGMHFHLSISSADNKNLFHDASDPSGMGLSKMAYHFAAGLLAHGPALCAFAAPTVNSYKRLVVGNSLSGATWAPAFIAFGANNRSAMVRVPYGRLEFRLPDAGCNPYLVSAAIIAAGLDGIDRQLEIDHVCNENLYSLSLEQIAARGIKTLPQSLKEACDALEADPLFAEVLGPQIVGEFIKLKRMEWVEYSRHVSDWEIQRYTEFF
- a CDS encoding class II glutamine amidotransferase, which encodes MCGIVGLYLKNPQLESQLGKLFEPMLQAMTDRGPDSAGFAIYGDEVADGWVKLTLQATTEGFDWKILMGELEGRLGCSLDWFQNASAAVLKIHAEEAPVRRALAELAPSVRIMSAGQSIEILKGMGLPQEISQRFGLAGMKGSHIIGHTRMATESAVTMEGSHPFSTGADLCLVHNGSLSNHYRLRQELKREGIHFETDNDTEVAAGYLTWRLQQGDSLKEALDHALEDLDGFFTFAIGTRNGFAVIRDPIACKPAILAETDDYVAMASEYQALSSLPGIEHARIWEPAPATLYIWERESA
- a CDS encoding protein glxC, which produces MKTIDLSTATVRELNQALHDQATTVEDREWVVTHSNGKHNLAVGVNQAVSIDIQGHAGYYCAGMNQKASITVHGNVGVGCAENMMSGYVRVKGSASQAAGATAHGGLLVIEGDAGARCGISMKGIDIVVGGSIGHMSCFMGQAGRLVVCGDAGDALGDSLYETHIYVKGTVESLGSDCVEKEMRAEHLEELQVLLNRAGFEHKAADFKRYGSARQLYNFKVDNASAY